The window AGCTACCGTGTATACAGTGTCAGGATTCTTAAAATGACTTGTCATTCAAACATGTACCTTTTGAACTACACGGTAGATTGGTGTAATGACCTTCCGTAGAAATGCCTCATCATCTCCACCGTAAGAAGGCTTAATATTTTCTCCAGTAACGATGCTGACATTTCCAGCCAAGAGACCATGGAGTTCATAAGCCATCTGAGCATAACCAAGAGATATAGTTGTATTTTTACGCCAaaaactaaaaggaaaaaaatggggaaaaaggTAAATGAAGAGAATCTGAATAAGTTACTGACATTGTGGAAAATATAGCACAAGCACTCTGGCATGAAGCGAATATTTGCAGCTTCACCCCAGATGAGAAGATACAAGCCCATATATAGTATCTTCCTCTGTTGTATATCTTGAGCAGCTTGAGGAAGCCTTTgcataaaaaaacagagtgaaTTTTGATTAGCGCATGAACATCAATCATTTGAAAACATTTCCCATCCAAGccatttagaaaacaaaatttttccaGTTACCTTAAACTGTGTTTACGTCCTAAAAATTTGCACCAGTTCTTATAGTTCTTAAAGAGCTTTGTCATTACGGCATCAACGGCTCTGTCATCGAGCTGAATATACAGATTAGTTAGTTGAAAGAAATGAAACGTGCTTAAACGATGAATAATATAGAGATATACTGAATTGATGAAATATTGAGATAATGCTTTGTTTTTCTATCTGCTTAGGATAATTCTGTTTAAGGGCCCTGGATAACAAACTTCTTGATAAATGAATAAACCTGGTCTATGTTGTTGTTCACAAGGTCGATGAACTTTTATCAGACTGTACCCAAAGCTCTTAATTACCCACTCTACTCACTCCTATAGTGTCGTTGGCTCTCAAAGAGTGGAACTATCAAGAGTACCTTGTTTAGAGGTTCTGGCTTAGGAGTCAACCTTATGTGATTATCAGCAAGTAAACAAACCAAATGTTCCCTCTGATTTCTGACATTGTCTCTCTGTGAAAAtcaaagagataaagaaagtAAGAAATATGTCTCAGTGTTTTATGCCTTTAACATCATATCTTCTTGTCACTCTTTTCAGATCACCGACTTGCCTGAAATCCGAACATAGCTCTTAACCAGTCAAGAAGATCCAGATTTCCGGTTTTCTTTCGGTGCTGCTCAAATCCAGATGGCCAGTTCAATCCGCGAGTGTTCCCCAAGGCAGCTACAGCGGCTTTGACCTAGTCATCAACCAGCGTTAGAGGTATAAGAAGGCAGATATAAAAATTTAGCGGCCATTAGATttaagaatgggaagaataatTCAAATTGTATATACCTCCTCAAGCTGCATAACTGACTGTGAAGCCCCAGCAGAATCTAGTGGAAGAATGTTGTACGGTgcataaatttcatttttttcttggacATCTCTAGCAGCTGCAATGATCTACTCAGAAACACATATGGAAACGTTTTAAACTCCCATCTTGGTTGGCTAATCATTAAGGAATCTTTTATAGCTGTCCTGATTGCTTTGAAGAAATTTAATTTGGACACAAACCTCAGGAGCTACTGCTTCAACTTTCTCGCTCTTGTTAACTGCCATGAGCACTTCAAAGAGCACTCCGGCTGTCTGGTATGCTTTACCAAGCTGAGCTCTGCAAGATGATGGTTCAGAAAATCCGTCAGCAAAAGAGCATTATATTATTTCTCTGCAAAGCCCCACACCTGACAAGTTTGGAAAACACAGGATTGTATCTTTACCTGTCTGCTTGATCTCCTTCATCAAGTGCCCTGACATAGTGCTCATAATATTGTTGATAGAAGCTCTCAACTTCCCGCCCATCAGTTTTCTTCACCCTAGAAGCAAGACTTGAAGCATTGTCCTGCGTCATAAAAAATTGTTACTATATCTACTCATGCTAGAAGAAAATGTCATTATCCGTATCATTTCAAATGGATATTctcaaaatgtaaaacaaatgCTACTCTGGAGCCCCAGTTTAGGAGTAATTTGCAAAGTAAATCTTGTGAATAAAGAGACTTGTCTAGTAGCAGATTGTATCATAAGGTGAAGGTCTGAGATGATGACCTTTTAAACTGGAATTTGAAAACATCCTTTGTGAAAACTACTACACAGAACATCAAGAAAACTATAGATGGGATCATATTAACACTGGCTATCTATGTGTGAGGGTTTAGATTATTAAAAGCCTGATTTAAAGGCTCTTATGAATTGCTACTTACtgtgtgagaaaaaaaaaaaaggaatagtaATAGATGATTACCCTTTCTAATCTTTGAAAGAGAAGTGTCTTGAACTGCCTCACACCTCTTCCACTAGAGCTTGCATCCAACCTATGAGCTTTCTCGAAAGCATAAAATCGACCTTCACACGAGCACATGGAAATTAAAGTGATCAGGGACATAAATTGAAGTAGTTCAGCTTTATCCTAGAAGCAAAACAAATAAGGAGACGCAAAAATCATACAGAGATAGGCAACACGGGGGCGCTCATGTTCAATCTCTGCAGCAACACGTAGAATAGGAGCAATGGTACCAAGGGAGGCCGGAACCACCTCATGATCAAAAACTTCAATCGAGACTGTTGTGGCAGCACTACGAGATGGCCGCCTCATAAGCCCCTGAGGGCCAGAGTCATGAGATGTACTACTCTGCGCCATCTCTCTCCCTGTTAAGAAACATTGAATCACAAATGAAACCGAGATTCTCAATAAACAACAAATAGATACGAaggatttaattgaaccaaaaaaaaaacagctaatTTTGTCAAGAGATTAAGATGCAGCGTCGGGATTTTAGGTCGCACACACGGCCACGAGCTGTTGAGATTACTCGTTCTCTCACTCAAACACACAGCTCCGGAAATACATGAACAATCGAAAACGGAGCTGGAGCGACGAAATTAAAATCCAGAAGAAGACGAACACGGGAAGCGAGATATCAATAAATTCCGATAAAACAATTTCACGGAAACTCAAATCGGAAATCGTACGGAACAAACAAAAGGACCTTAAAATGAGTAACGACGACGACGAACACacgcacacaaaaaaaaaatcaaaatcaggcGCTCATGCGAACATCGATTCAATGTTTCACATCtcatttccaaaaacaaaaatctcacgGAAGCTGAATCGACTCAATGTTCATCATCGtgcgtcaaaaaaaaaaaacgaacggAAGAACGAACTCACGTTTAGATGCGAAGAGCTTCTAGATCCCCTTCCCTGAAGATATAAATCGTGAGTGTAATCGAAGGATAAACATggagattaacaaaaaaaaacggagaAATAGCAACGACGATTTCACCTGAAACANAGTTCAGCTTTATCCTAGAAGCAAAACAAATAAGGAGACGCAAAAATCATACAGAGATAGGCAACACGGGGGCGCTCATGTTCAATCTCTGCAGCAACACGTAGAATAGGAGCAATGGTACCAAGGGAGGCCGGAACCACCTCATGATCAAAAACTTCAATCGAGACTGTTGTGGCAGCACTACGAGATGGCCGCCTCATAAGCCCCTGAGGGCCAGAGTCATGAGATGTACTACTCTGCGCCATCTCTCTCCCTGTTAAGAAACATTGAATCACAAATGAAACCGAGATTCTCAATAAACAACAAATAGATACGAaggatttaattgaaccaaaaaaaaaacagctaatTTTGTCAAGAGATTAAGATGCAGCGTCGGGATTTTAGGTCGCACACACGGCCACGAGCTGTTGAGATTACTCGTTCTCTCACTCAAACACACAGCTCCGGAAATACATGAACAATCGAAAACGGAGCTGGAGCGACGAAATTAAAATCCAGAAGAAGACGAACACGGGAAGCGAGATATCAATAAATTCCGATAAAACAATTTCACGGAAACTCAAATCGGAAATCGTACGGAACAAACAAAAGGACCTTAAAATGAGTAACGACGACGACGAACACacgcacacaaaaaaaaaatcaaaatcaggcGCTCATGCGAACATCGATTCAATGTTTCACATCtcatttccaaaaacaaaaatctcacgGAAGCTGAATCGACTCAATGTTCATCATCGtgcgtcaaaaaaaaaaaacgaacggAAGAACGAACTCACGTTTAGATGCGAAGAGCTTCTAGATCCCCTTCCCTGAAGATATAAATCGTGAGTGTAATCGAAGGATAAACATggagattaacaaaaaaaaacggagaAATAGCAACGACGATTTCACCTGAAACAGAGACGAGGTGGCTCAATTTCGCGTCGGGCATGAACACAACACAGagagaaattattaaaaaaaaaaaaaaagtgacgagaggaagaagatgaagatgaagaacaagagagagggggggggagagagagatcaaaaatgaaaaaaaaaaaatgttgttttacGGTTTAAGAGGGAAATGAGAGAATATTTTCAGTTAGGGAGAGATAACACGTGGCGTAATAAGATAGGCTAATAAAATAGCGATGGTGGAAGGGAAGGGAAGGTGTTCTTCTCATCTGTGttggtctcttcttctctctcacaattGGACCTCCGCatctttctccaatttttttctgttatttccAAGTTTTGAGGAGTATATACAAgtcatcatatatttttaatgtaactaTGGACAGATTAACGATTTcttgggtgttttttttttatagtaatcTAATAAATGTAGAAGActatgtactttttttttatagtaatcTAAATAAATGTAGACTTTGTAGTttatgataaaaattttaatttctcaatGTGGTAAACCATACGAACGTAAATGaatttgtgtgctttaattaagtgCTATCATCATGCATGCACGGTATAGAATATGTGAGTACTCGTCATTGCATGTCGTCGACTTAGATGATGTATGGACTAGCGTTACATATGGTATGTTGGGTTGGGTTGATTCGATATCGTCGTTGGCTCGTTGCACCATACCATACGAACTCGGTTCTAACTAAAATACGCGAAACCCAATTTAGAAGAATTATGTGATATCTAAAACTGATTCCTcgttcatgtgttttttttttcctgtcaaAAACCTGTTTCCATATTCGAACAttatgtttctttattattaaaaaaacaacattatttctatatacatatatatttttcttatgtttcgTACTGGATATATTAGTAGATTCTACACTAAATGCATTTACATAAACAAACCATAATAACACTTTATGTTCGTacatgtgcatatatatatatatgtatatagtgtTTAACAACGTGTTTGAAATTAAATGTGATTTCATACttacttttttcatatatatgaaaaaaacgTGAACTCTCCACCATTCCATCAAGTCACTAATTGAGGAGATGGCACGGTTTCTgagtttttctccttttaaattgtttttctttatctaaaattttaaaacaaaatcattaagtTTCTACCGTTTCAATTTCATCGTCTATGTTAGGATTAATTAAGGATTTTATTGCACCAACGTAACTACTCGACTACTCCCACAAAGAACAAGTACGTAAAATAATGGTGTTAAGAGTTTCTTGGCTTACATTGGGACTGAGTAACCTATATTTCTCAactcatataaatttttttctgtGAACCACCATGCTTGGAGAACAATGTGTCTAAGTCTACCTAAGTGATTTGCACGGTGATTTTAGAGATGTGTGTACTATATCACAAATTCGTGTAAAATTTTGATCCCTACAAAACACTACTTAgtaaatctatattatgaaagttggCCAACTCTCTCAATCTTTTTGCCACATCAGCAATGGAGAGAGTGCCACATATCCATCCTTCTTTATGTTGCTTGACTGATCCTCTTCTGtctttttttgcttgattttcaTAGTAACTCACACTTTGACCCTTTTCGTCTTTCCTTGCTTTAGTATCTGCTCTTTTATAATATCTCTCGCATcctactgttttttttgtagtgaacgAAGATGTGGAAGATGAAGGTCAACTAGAGAGAAAGGAGAACTTGAAGATCAAGCGGACAAGCATATTCAGAGAGAACTCTTTTCAAGAAATCACCAACGAGACTTGGCTAACAAATTCTTATATGGCAGGAGTCgtgaatatatagagaaatatgtTTAATTAGTTCTTCTAATTATAGGTTGTAAGTGATTATATACATTCTCATTCgataacaaacatgaaaaatgaaaattctcTCTTAAGTTTACATTGTTGTGTTGTTCCTTCTCTGCAAACTTTTTTTCTATGACTATATCTGCTCAACTATACTCAAGATTGCAAGTTCATTCTCACTACGGCGAACCTTAAGGATTTTGTCTTTGAGTGGCGTTGTTTCtaaatttctgttttatgtATCTAGGGCCGGTATGTATGTTGTTAAATGTAATCTTACTatagaataagaagaaactggtcattttgtgtttgattcttaaGAGGTAGAATAAATTATGAGACTTGGAAATTTGCCAAAtttactatagttttttttttactgctaCCGTGCGAGAGAATAAGAAAATTCAATCATGTGTGATGCCTACTCCAAATTTTCAgtcatatgatatgatattgaTCACCATGGTTTGTGCTTTCATTTTTTACTACTCAATGCACGATATGATATTAACAGTGAAAATCTAACTGTTCTTATCGCCAAAAGATAACCCGCGCAGTGCGGGTACTCATctaatatacataatttatgTCTAGTTCTCTCAAAACACATCTTACAAAATGTTTAATTAGTACTTTAAGAACACAAACATTATCGATTTTAGCTTTAAGagacctgaaaaaaaaaacattggaaaatatgaaaatctttagatagaaaaaatcattaaaGTTTTTAATCCACTACTATGAACATGAATCATTCTAACTTTTTCGTATCATCTTTTGGATATGTCATACATtttatctcttatttttttaaaatatatatttggcaCACTTCTAAGCACATTATTGTATTTGGAAGAGATAAGCCTGCTTAGACAGTTTTTatcatccaatttttttttcagtacgTATTATGGAAGTGAATTGGTAGGTGTCAATATCTATAAACTTCAGATAAAGAAGATCGATACACATGAAAACCAATATTGAAGCTTGGTATATATATGGTCGTACTCGTACATGTGTATAATGGACATTTGTTATGCCCGTAGAGTGAATAAAACTTGTCCGTCTACTTGGAGTATATGTGTTAGGTGGTTCAGTCCATATGCAGGTATACTACGTAGATATACTGTTTTTTCAATGAACCTCTTATCCCAAACTATACACGCCagattttgttattatacaAAGATGATATTCAACCATTTTGTTCTCAAGATCAACATGAGTCATGTCGTTGGCTTTACAGTGTGAATATATCTTTGTTATAAAAATGGCCATGCGTTTGATTTTGTCTCTAATTTGCATAAAGTTTGTAAGAGTTCATTTGGGcctaaagatttgattttttttttttaatctttaatatTCTTGTGCTCCTGTAAACTTGGGCAGATATGGCTAGTGGATATTTGAAGTGGACTGCGTCAAAGAGTCAAAATAGAGAGCCTACATTTTTGGGTGGATAGAATTAAGCCAAAAATGTCAACGGTATGGTACAAGGTGAAAGACCATTATTATTGCCAAAAAATTGTGTTCATTCAACTTTGTTTTAGTGTCAAATTGccaagttagagagagagagagacacacatACACGCGCAAAACAGTGAATCTCTCTTTTGCCATTTCGTCCACTAACAAAATAACAAGTGGTATGTATTCATTGTGGTCAAACCTTAGTACGAATCAAAATTCAGAACCCACttatatcattaattttttttttggttggtaaaATTTGCATACAGTATACATGGACACAGGTTTCTGATATGAACCATGTATAGTACCAAACTAtaaggtcttttttttttttttctttttcttttctcagctTATTATTATGCTTCAACCATATGTTACCAAACTACAATAtaagagtttttcttttgtttttagtttaattaaattaatattataaattgtatcgattattctcaaatttatatgttGACTGAgtcgaaaaaataatttttgatattGAATATATAACTAGTGATCACTTTTATTTCGTTTTTAcagaaaaaaggttttttttttgtggaaataattttaaataaaataaacatgttTAAAAGTAgtaatgtgaaaaaaaaaaaaaaaatagttgtcgATTTTGAAATTCCCACTGAgaatacatatttttgtttcaataatgGAATTTCCTCTaacttaaaaaactttctaatttaatataaaaataaataaacgaaaCTGGTCTGAATCCATAGTTTGGTCTCTGGGTCAATGCCCTTCTCTCTCCCTCGTTTTATTTcagtttcttcaatttcttccatattgttttcatcaaacatcttcACAGTCCCATTTTACTCTGACGTGATTCCCCCCGCCCTGAGcaaatttcatcttcttcctcttctaatttgtgttttcttattACTGTGATTTGGGTTCAATCAGATCTCGTCCTTGGTTGCTTCTGATCCGACGCTGAACCTCTCTACTTCACGAGCTTCTGAGCAGCGTGGAGGTAAAATTTCGTTATTTTCTTCTACTGAATCTTTTGGGTATTTccaaagttttgatttgtttgtgcTTGTGTATAGCTTACTACTCTGAACTTGCTGGGTTTATTCGAAGTTTCTAAACTCTGACCTGCTCCAGATTCTATATGTCCGTGTGTGTATCTTTTGATTGTAGCGGCTTCTTCCATTTGCATCTTCCCTTCGTTTTACCgttatattttcacaaaattagAAACTGGTTTAAATAGAGTAGTCTTTGTTGATTATTTGCCTTGGTTTGACCCTCTTTTGATCTGCAAGTTTGGAACTGACTGTCTTCTTCATTCTAGGGTTTTATTCGAATCTCTTTGTTTCCTTGGGACAGCCCGTTGATCTGGAGTTGTTATCTTACTTCTAGTTTCAACCCACTGGAGATTTAAGCAGTAAGTTTCATGAAAATGGTTTCTTCTTAATCAGTCATCCAAGTCCATTTAGAGTCCCAAGTCCCAACACTGCTTGGCTATCATTTGGTTACGTTTTCGAATATTTTAGATCAAGTTGCCACTTTCTAGCTGCTTGCCTTTGGAACTGGAACTGAATTGGTTTATGAGGCTAAAATAGGCATATGAGTTTCTTTCCCAGTAAAGTTGTGTAGAGGGTTTTGATATTGGTTAATGAAAAAATGTTACTCTTTGTATTGTTAAGAATGATAGATCTatcttattgttgtttgttgaagtAATATAACGACCAACATTTTTCGATTGATGTGATGATGACTATCACTGAAGTCCAACTGATTCTATATTTCCTATTTCTCGTCTTCTATTGCAAGCTTTCTAAGATGATATTTTCAGTTGGCTTTATTTCATATTAGTTCACATGGTCTTATGCTTGgtagatattatattttctctGGTAGGTCCTAGCTCGCAATGAAATCACACGATGCAGTTGATTTAGAAGATGGGAAGACGGGAAAATCCGGAGATAAGCCAATGCAAAGAAAGATACATAATCGGGCTTTGCTATCGGGTTTAGCTTATTGCATTTCATCATGCAGCATGATTCTTGTGAACAAGTTTGTACTTTCCAGCTACAACTTCAATGCTGggatatttttaatgttatacCAGGTAGGACGCGTTTGGTTTCCCCTCCGTAGTGATATTTCTTACGAAAATCTGTCAgcaatttgttttttggtctgATTTTTCATAAACTTTCCTCTTTGTGATGGTGCAGAACTTAGTCTCAGTGATCATTGTGGTGTTTTTGAGCTTAATGGGTCTAATAACAACAGAACCGCTGACCTTGAGATTAATGAAGGTCTGGTTTCCAGTGAACGTGATATTTGTTGGCATGCTTATCACAAGCATGTTTAGGTAAGAATATGTTCTACATCTTTATTTCTGTTGGTTTATAGATTTCATATTCATGTGTGAAATATGGGAAAGACTTCTAGATATATATTAACTGCCTACTATTTTTTTTGCGATAAAATATTGATGCTCTCTTTCTGGTTTCTTAATTCTCAAGCCCATTGAAAGATTACTAAATTAGTAAAGTTGGTTGGAGAGCCACAACTTTTTGGAGTACTAGAGGTAGTTATACAAATCTGTACCTCATTTTTTTGAGCTCTATAGTTAACCTTTACAGTAGATCGAGGATTGCATAACCTGTAGATTCTGAGCTGGAACAGATAGCTTTTCCATTCTAAACTGCGATATTCTGGGTTTACTCCACAGTAGGGATGAGATATATTAGTTTCTTATATGAGTATGCAGACGACGTTTGAAGCGCAGATTGAACTTGATTGTCAACTTCAGTTACATTTTTCTTTGACAGTTTGAAATACATCAATGTAGCAATGGTCACTGTCCTGAAGAATGTCACCAATGTGATAACTGCAGTTGGGGAGATGTATCTATTCAACAAGCAACATGACAACAGAGTGTGGGCTGCTCTCTTCTTAATGGTATGTTTGTCCAAAGCATTTCAAACTGATTTTGTATATTGACCTGAGAGAACTATTCCCAAGGACCCTATTTCAAGATGCATATAGAAACCATTTAAATTAGAGTTTTCTGAAAGATATACTTGTCAAACAACGATTGCTgatttagatttgttttaaacaaaatattccTTTGCTCTTGTTTTCTCAAAGCACTTTCTGATCATCGACCTTAATCAAGAAAATCTTAAGCATATCTTCTTGTGGATAAGTGACCCACCCTATTTGTGTGCTTACACAGTTATACTGCTCCTAGAGGCCTTCAGTGATGTGGCATAGCCTAACCTTTCAAACTGTTGGAGATATATGTGTTTTTACTGCTTCCACAATTAGTCTGCCAGGGAAAtgtaatcatgttttctttgtcaTGGCAACTCATTGTTATGATGTATATTCTATTTCTTATAGAATAATTAGAAGCTAAAGTTTAATTAGCCTGCGCTTCTTTCGGCCCTCATTTGCAGATAATTTCCGCAGTTTCTGGAGGGATAACGGACCTATCATTCAATGCTGTTGGCTATGCTTGGCAGATTGCCAATTGCTTCTTAACTGCATCGTACTCTGTGAGTAAACATTTGATCATTTGTGCTTTCTTTTCTCAAAATGTTGGAGTCTTTTGAATCaatagaaacaaatttgaaaagGAGCTCACTTAAAAACCATACTTTCATGTTAAGCATTACATGTTGTTTGAGTTAAGACTAAGCCAATCAACTAAATGGTTCTTCTTCACTATAACCATTACGTTGTTAGCTAGGCTACTACTCTTGAAAATTCTGCCACCACTTTTGACTTGCTTATATATTCTTGTTTTGCAGCTAACTTTGAGAAAGACCATGGATAC is drawn from Camelina sativa cultivar DH55 chromosome 1, Cs, whole genome shotgun sequence and contains these coding sequences:
- the LOC104793674 gene encoding GDP-mannose transporter GONST1-like isoform X1 codes for the protein MKSHDAVDLEDGKTGKSGDKPMQRKIHNRALLSGLAYCISSCSMILVNKFVLSSYNFNAGIFLMLYQNLVSVIIVVFLSLMGLITTEPLTLRLMKVWFPVNVIFVGMLITSMFSLKYINVAMVTVLKNVTNVITAVGEMYLFNKQHDNRVWAALFLMIISAVSGGITDLSFNAVGYAWQIANCFLTASYSLTLRKTMDTAKHVTQSGNLNEFSMVLLNNTLSLPLGLLLSFSFNEMDYLYQTPLLRLPGFWMVMTLSGLLGLAISFTSMWFLHQTGATTYSLVGSLNKIPLSIAGIVLFNVPTSLQNSASILFGLVAGVVFARAKMREKS